TCACTTGTGCCTagtttttctgaaacaaaagaaaatgaactggctttttaaaaaaggctaaAAACAACAATGTGTTGTAATTCtattatttagttttaaaaaaaaaaaaaaagaaaacaaaaaaggaaaacagactaTTTGGCATTTTCTCTGCTTACTCCTGAATATTTCAAGGCCCTGAGATTACAATATTATGTTCTTGGGACCACAGGGCTGGATAAAACCCTAGTGCATCAATTCTCTCATTAAGCCCTACCCAAAGTTCTGGCCTTTCCCCCTAAATCTACCTGTTCTGAGCCAAGGCTGCCCTGCCTCGAGGGGCTCCGAGGAGCTGAGCTGAGTCCGGGGCACTGGTCAATGGAAACACACCCTGTAGCAGAGATAAGctcctgctgtgaggaaagTGAACATGCAGATATTCACTAGGAAGGGTTTCCAAGTCGCCACCACGttctcatcctcctcctccgaGTTTTCCTTCACGGACTCCTCCTTGCGGGGCGAGAGCCGCGGGTTGTCACCAACAGTTCTCCTCCGGGGTTCAGTGTCGTGACtagtgctggggacagagggagggagggacacTCAGGGCTGGGTAGGAACAAATATTCCATGCTGGATTGGCCATGGAGGAGAGAAACCATGCAGGTGCTCCAAGGGCAGGGAACACCACAGAGCtcttggagctgcagcagccaccaaaGCACAGCCTGTCTCCAGTTAGGACACATCTGGCTGTTCAACAGAGGTTTAGGAAGGGCTTGGGAGGATTCTGTGCCCTTCAAAGAATAAGCTTTAACCACCAGCAGCTTTCATTGCTCATCACAGATCTGTACCAAGACAGGCAGTGAATGCACCCCACTCAAACCCACAGCCAGGTCAGGGGAACACTGAAATTCTAAACTCCAGCACCTGCCCAGAAAGCCAGAAAGGGACAGGATGTGGCTGCTCATTTCTAACTCCCAAAGAGCATCTCGGGGTGGAAGTGAGCATCCCTGtgtctctgcctgcagccccagcagccaggggcaCTGAGGCTTTACCTGTCTGTGCTCGCTGCTGTGGCCGAGCGGGCTGTGCCGTCCGCAGCTGCCGGCTCCTCGCTGCccactgagcagctgctctgctcctctgcctcctgctgcttcGGGGAGAACTCGGGGTGCTCGTGCATCCTCCCGTTGTGCAGCTCTGAGGTTCTCTTCGGGGGCCTGGGAGGTGGGGGGGTGTGCTCAGGGGGTGGCTCCAGGTCTTCATTGGAGAGCTCTTTCCACTGCTCCTTCAGGGAACGACAAGCCCTGCtcagattttctctttcatggAAGCTGCTCTAACTTTAAACTTTACCATGGCAGAATCGTTATTCTCTGCCTTTTAATTGACTCTTAAAGTGGCTCTTCATTTGcattgacaaaaaaataaaagaaaaccagacaCAAGAACTCCAAGCCCAAGTTATATCCACTAcacaaaaagcaagaaattcCAATCTGCTTCTAAAAGATTTAAGCAGCGCAAAATAAAATCTATCTTGCTGGAGTTCTGCTTGCCATAAAAAACCCTGATTCATTTATCATGACACTTGAACTTCAGGCATATCAGGAAACTTGTACTGTCTGAAATGTCAGGGGAggctgatgctgcagctccacCCAGTCACTGTGCGGGAAAGCACAGGAGGCACCTGCTATGTAACAGGtacttttggaaataaataaaataaaatacagcacttCAGGTCGTGGCAGACTGTAAAGTACTGTACCTAAAAACCCCATAATATAAAGACTGTACTGAAGCTGAAGCAAGCACCAAATTTGAAGcttttttccatcctgttcCTCCCACCCACTTGCTGCAgttccctgggagctgcaggagcactcACTTGCACTGAAGCATCTCCCATGATGAATTTTGCCCCTTCAATAACAGCTAAGTAGGAGAACCGGAGCTGGTCTGCAGTCTGGATCAGCCCCATCCTGTACTTCCTCATTTCCAGGAGAACCTGCTTGACATCCACGGAGGAAGGATCTTTCCGTTTGTCCATCTGcagataaaaatgtgaaatgttttctgctctgctgagcttcACTACAGATGACTCATTTTTGTGGTAGGGCCTTCACACCACCCTCCACATTACAGAATGAATGAACTCACACACAACTGGTATCAGCAGCTCATTACTGGCTCTCCAAAaacacagaggggaaaacacTGGGCCtcaaaaatgctgctttccctgAAGGCAAAGCCTGTCTTTGTGAATCACTCTGAAAAACTGGAGACTTCTCTTCCCCAGACTCAAAATGGCCACTTAGGAACGAGACCTGCCTTGGAATACACTCCCAAAACACGGGAGTGAACAATGGCAAATGGCAGGGAACCCttggcagcccctgccccagctcctggaaggCTGTCCCACGCTCCCCACGCAGGAcagctggccctgcagcccttaCCAGCAGCAGACAGGTGTCCACCAGGCAGAAGGTGCCCGACCTCCCGATGCCAGCGCTGCAGTGCACCACGACCGGGCCGTGGCCGGGGCTCAGCGAGCCCGACTCCCGCACCTTGAACAGGAAATTCAGGAACGACGCCGGCGACTCCGGGACACCAAAGTCGGGCCAGGTGGTGTAGTGAAAGTGCAGAATCTCCCGAGTTTCCTGGGTCTGCAACAACAGGGGTTGGGAACTCTCTTAGTCTGGGTACACCAGCCAGAAGGACTGGGAACAGCTGACTTAAATTCCAAGGACAAAGTTTCATCAGTCTGAGGGAGCTTTTACAGCTGCACAGCCAAGAAATGAATAACAAGCAGTGGTCTCTTGGTCTCCACTGGGAGCAAAGGGAATTGGGCAAGTAAATTTACCTCTTTAGAGTTTAGTTATCTCAGTAGAGTTCAAAATCTTCTGTCACTCAGGGTATGGCTGAGAACAGAAACTGCCTGGAGGGTCCCCAGGTACATCTCATAAATATCCAAGAGTTTAATTTCCATGACATCTCATGCAGAATCATCAAATCCAGGACAATTCATGACCACCAATTTCAAGCCCTTGCTGGGGAGGAGATGAATTTCACCTCAAGGAGAACAAGGGCCAGGACTGGATGAGATCTGGTACTCACAGTCAGGTTTTCCAATTCCAGCTGTCGTACTGTGTAGTAGGATTTTATATCTTCAGATATCAACGTTAGTTTCAAGTTTGTATCTTCAaaaaccatttctttcttctccttccgTGGCCAGTACTGTGCACACTTTATCTAAAACCGAGCAGGACACACAGAAATGTCATTGCCCACTTGTGGCTGAATTGCAATTTTCTCATTAAGGTCTCCCAGAGAGATGAGCTCTGCTGAGACTGCTGCACGCCAGGGACTTTACTGAGGCAACCAAATaggaaagcagcacattttgAAGTGTGCAGGAAAAACCTGGACCTAAAATGCTCATCAGCAGCACGAAAAGGAACAGTCTGCACCCAAGCTTGTGCCAATGAAATGTCAGAATGTTGTGGATGCTGTGCCTGGGAGCACTGGTCCCCTCCTGCTGGCCCTGAGCCACtcctctgccccttccctctccGAGCCTCTGCAGCATGGCCCAGGCCTCTTTTGTTAGGGCAAACAATGTGGCCAAACCAGAAATGGAAGAATGATGTCAAACCAACAGCAAGCTCAAGGCTAAGATGATTTTTGACATAATTTTAATGAACAGTAAACCCCTTCAGCATTTTCCTCATAGGTAGACTAACAGTGGTTTTGCTCAAACTTACTCtagtttattttgaaaatacatccTCTTGTTTATCAGGGTGTAGAATGCAGTTATAATTCTCTGCactttttgtttggatttgtaTTAATGTTAAAGTTATAGCAATTGCCTTTGTGTCTAATTTCTTCACAAATGTATCTACAAACAATATTTTGTTGTGCTCCACTCTGAATCTCCCACTGCTGTTTGCTGAGGAGTGCAAGCACTGCCCTAAGGGATCacagtaatttgttttgttcaaaactacagcagcacagagagagatCAGGAATGGTTGGAAAGGAAGAAACTATTGAAAAATATGGTTACTACATCTCTTTTGAAGAATAAATTTCACTTGCAATACAAAACCCAGCAAATCCAGACTGCAGTTTATTAAAACACAGCCCAAGAATTGTTTTCCTGATGATGCAAAAGCATGTACCACCCAGTTATCCCTGGTGGATACCAATCCACTCACTGCCCTCCTCCAAAATGTCTTTAAACATTATTAGACTTTATTCTGTACAGCAGTGACCGTGGAGGGGAGGGTGTGCCTTGGGGGTCACTGCACGATCAGAGCTCAGTGTGTGATGGAAACCTGGAGCCCCAGAGCTTCTCTCCCtactgcagagccctgggaggtGCCATCTGTGTACACTGAGAACAACTCCAGACCCCCAGGCCAGCACCAGACACCTCCATTTGTGAGGACTCATGTCCTGTCTGTGTTTTATTCAGCCAAATCCACGAGAAATTAGGGCCTACAATTACAAAGTGAGGGATTTGCTGACTGCAGTAAGATCAGTTCATCAGGTACTCAATTCCAGGCACCATTTCTTAGACAAAACTACTCACAGTCATCCCACCCCATTCTCTGGGTTGGTTTTACTTGagttttttattacagaaaaccATAAATGTGATGAACACATAGAACTGGGTGAGTACTTACGGATCCCTTTTCCATCACTCTGTTCAACATGACAACACCACGGCTTTTCTGTTCCCAAACCATCTCCCAGAAGTGACCACAAGTATTTGGCAAAGGTCCCTGCAGAGACAGAATCCCCAGAAATAagcatta
This is a stretch of genomic DNA from Parus major isolate Abel chromosome 20, Parus_major1.1, whole genome shotgun sequence. It encodes these proteins:
- the PTPN1 gene encoding tyrosine-protein phosphatase non-receptor type 1; translation: MEEAQRSYILTQGPLPNTCGHFWEMVWEQKSRGVVMLNRVMEKGSIKCAQYWPRKEKKEMVFEDTNLKLTLISEDIKSYYTVRQLELENLTTQETREILHFHYTTWPDFGVPESPASFLNFLFKVRESGSLSPGHGPVVVHCSAGIGRSGTFCLVDTCLLLMDKRKDPSSVDVKQVLLEMRKYRMGLIQTADQLRFSYLAVIEGAKFIMGDASVQEQWKELSNEDLEPPPEHTPPPPRPPKRTSELHNGRMHEHPEFSPKQQEAEEQSSCSVGSEEPAAADGTARSATAASTDSTSHDTEPRRRTVGDNPRLSPRKEESVKENSEEEDENVVATWKPFLVNICMFTFLTAGAYLCYRVCFH